A stretch of the Oxyura jamaicensis isolate SHBP4307 breed ruddy duck chromosome 4, BPBGC_Ojam_1.0, whole genome shotgun sequence genome encodes the following:
- the SEC31A gene encoding protein transport protein Sec31A isoform X9 — translation MKLKEVDRTAMQAWSPAEQHPIYLATGTSAQQLDATFSTSASLEIFELDLSDPSLDMKSCATFSSSHRYHKLIWGPHSMTAGERVSGVLIAGGENGNVILYDPAKIIAGDTEVIIAQKDKHTGPVRALDVNMFQTNLVASGANESEIYIWDLNNFATPMTPGVKTQPLEDISCIAWNRQVQHILASASPSGRATVWDLRKNEPIIKVSDHNNRMHCSGLAWHPDVATQMVLASEDDRLPVIQMWDLRFASSPLRVLESHTRGILAIAWSMADSELLLSCGKDAKILCSNPNTGEVLYELPTNTQWCFDIQWCPRNPAVLSAASFDGRISVYSIMGGSTDGLRQKQVDQLSSSFGNLDPFGTGQPLPPLQLPQQTAPQSVVLPLKKPPKWIRRPVGASFSFGGKLVTFENAKPQQQPGIDQQQQRHHVYVSQVVTEKEFLARSNQLQEAVQSEGFISYCQKKIDMAQADFEKNVWAFLKVNFEEDSRTKYLELLGYRKDDLRNKITSALNKEGHADGELGEAPAESDAPVPNERDESQAAEEPFLGERVKDNKQETEDLGSAKKTFNISVSGDVDGLITQALLTGNFESAVDLCLHDNRMADAIILAIAGGQELLSRTQEKYFLKMQSKITRLITAVVTKNWKEIVQSCDLQNWREALAAVLTYARPDEFAALCDLLGNRLESEGDSLLQTQACLCYICAGNVEKLVACWTKAQDGNSPLSLQDLIEKVVILRKAVQLTQAVDPNAVGALLAEKMSQYANLLAAQGSIAAALTFLPTSTNQPNIVLLRDRLCRAQGELPVRQEAVKAPYDRQPMPKGRAGAVAGQMQGPQAPAQQYYQQGDNPPPPGFILPGAANPSAPQPAASSAYSMYSQAGARPAYPQTYQATQQYSFGTGGPALYQPQQPLSAPASASYPNPATNTTPPYLPSAPAHPAPTPLYPGQPQPSPTGPNPASSFPLPPSGASFQHGRPGLPATSVAYALPTGPTGTLPAASDLPASQRTGPQNGWNDPPALNRAAKKKKVPDNFMPPVPITSPIMTPLADPQSQMQQAPAPPAGAPSFQAPHLPAGQPALQGPYPPAPQPLGPCIVPPAVSKPSTEGAPGAPIGNAIQHVQALPTEKITKKPIPEEHLILKTTFEALIQRCLLSASDPQTKRKLDDANKRLECLYDKLREQTLSPTIISGLHNIVKSIEIRNYMEGLNIHTHIVSTSNFSETSAFMPVLKVVLTQANKLGV, via the exons atGAAGCTGAAGGAGGTTGACCGCACTGCCATGCAGGCATGGAGCCCTGCCGAGCAGCACCCCATCTATCTGGCCACAG GTACGTCGGCCCAGCAGCTGGATGCAACCTTCAGTACGAGTGCTTCCCTGGAAATATTCGAGCTGGACTTATCGGACCCTTCGCTGGATATGAAGTCCTGTGccaccttctcctcctctcacaG GTACCACAAGCTGATCTGGGGGCCGCACAGCATGACCGCAGGCGAGCGAGTCTCCGGAGTCCTGATCGCTGGGGGCGAGAATGGGAATGTCATTTTGTATGACCCAGCCAAAATCATAGCTGGAGACACCGAAGTCATCATTGCCCAGAAAGACAAGCACACAGGGCCCGTGAGAGCACTTGATGTCAACATGTTCCAG ACTAATCTGGTGGCCTCTGGTGCTAATGAGTCTGAAATCTATATCTGGGACTTGAATAATTTTGCCACGCCGATGACTCCAGGAGTGAAGACGCAG CCTCTCGAGGACATCAGCTGCATCGCCTGGAACAGGCAAGTCCAGCACATCCTGGCATCTGCCAGCCCCAGTGGCCGAGCCACTGTGTGGGATCTCAGGAAGAACGAACCCATCATCAAAGTCAGTGACCACAACAACCGG ATGCACTGCTCGGGCCTGGCATGGCACCCCGATGTTGCTACCCAGATGGTCCTGGCCTCGGAGGATGACAGATTGCCCGTGATTCAGATGTGGGACCTTAGATTTGCCTCCTCGCCGCTGCGTGTTTTGGAAAGCCACACAAG GGGTATCTTGGCCATTGCTTGGAGTATGGCAgattcagagctgctgcttagCTGTGGGAAGGATGCTAAAATTCTGTGCTCCAACCCTAACACGGGCGAG GTGCTGTATGAGTTGCCAACCAACACGCAGTGGTGCTTTGACATCCAGTGGTGTCCCAGAAACCCTGCCGTCCTGTCCGCTGCTTCGTTTGACGGGCGGATCAGCGTTTACTCCATTATGGGAGGCAGCACGGACGGCTTGAGGCAGAAGCAAGTGGACCAG cTTTCGTCCTCCTTTGGGAACCTGGATCCATTTGGTACAGGACAGCCCCTCCCGCccctgcagcttccccagcagACTGCCCCACAGAGCGTCGTTCTGCCCCTAAAGAAACCACCCAAGTGGATCCGGCGACCCGTGGGAGCATCATTCTCG TTTGGAGGCAAGTTGGTTACATTTGAGAATGCcaagcctcagcagcagccaggcatcgatcagcagcagcagcgtcaCCACGTCTACGTGAGCCAGGTTGTTACAGAGAAGGAGTTCCTGGCACGCTCCaaccagctgcaggaggctgtgcAGTCTGAAGGCTTCATCAGCTACTGCCAGAAGAAAATTGACATGGCCCAGGCTGACTTTGAGAAGAATGTGTGGGCTTTCTTAAAG GTGAATTTTGAAGAAGATTCACGTACCAAATATCTTGAGCTGTTGGGATACAGGAAGGATGACCTGAGGAATAAG ATTACGTCAGCTCTGAATAAAGAGGGTCATGCAGACGGTGAACTGGGAGAG GCTCCTGCAGAATCTGATGCACCTGTACCGAACGAGAGGGATGaaagccaggctgcagaggagccGTTCTTGGGAGAG aGGGTGAAAGACAATAAGCAAGAAACTGAAGATTTGGGATCTGCCAAGAAGACGTTCAACATCTCTGTCAgtggag ATGTGGATGGCTTGATTACCCAAGCTTTGCTGACTGGTAACTTTGAGAGCGCAGTAGATCTCTGTTTGCACGATAACCGCATGGCTGATGCCATTATCTTGGCCATCGCAGGCGGACAAGAGCTGCTTTCTAGGACACAGGAAAAGTACTTTCTGAAGATGCAGAGCAAAATCACCAGG CTCATCACTGCAGTTGTAACAAAGAACTGGAAGGAGATTGTGCAGTCTTGTGATCTGCAGAATTGGAGAGAGGCTTTGGCTGCTGTGCTTACTTACGCCAGGCCGGATGAGTTTGCAGCCCTTTGTG ATCTCCTGGGTAACAGGCTGGAGAGCGAGGGGGACAGCCTTCTGCAGACGCAGGCCTGTCTCTGTTATATCTGTGCCGGCAATGTGGAAAAGCTTGTTGCCTGCTGGACCAAAGCTCAGGATGGAAACAGCCCCTTGTCTCTTCAG GATTTAATAGAGAAAGTTGTGATCCTGCGCAAGGCTGTGCAGCTCACCCAGGCTGTGGACCCAAATGCTGTGGGGGCCCTTCTGGCTGAGAAGATGAGCCAGTACGCCAAcctcctggctgcccagggcagcatTGCTGCAGCTCTGACCTTCCTGCCCACCAGCACCAACCAG CCAAACATCGTGCTGTTACGGGACAGGCTTTGCAGAGCCCAAGGGGAGCTGCCGGTGAGACAGGAGGCCGTCAAGGCACCATACGACAGACAGCCCATGCCCAAAGGACGAGCTGGCGCTGTGGCAGGGCAGATGCAAGGGCCTCAGGCCCCAGCACAGCAGTATTACCAACAG GGAGACAACCCACCTCCTCCGGGATTCATCCTGCCGGGAGCCGCGAACCCCAGCGCGCCGCAGCCAGCCGCATCCTCAGCCTACAGCATGTACTCGCAAGCCGGGGCCCGGCCCGCCTACCCGCAGA CATATCAGGCCACACAGCAGTACTCTTTCGGAACGGGGGGACCAGCTCTCTATCAGCCTCAGCAGcctctctctgcccctgcttcaGCCTCTTACCCGAACCCTGCCACTAACACCACCCCTCCCTACCTGccctctgcccctgcccaccctgcGCCCACCCCGCTGTACCCGGGGCAGCCTCAGCCCTCCCCCACCGGCCCCAACcctgcctcttccttccccctccctccttctggTGCATCCTTTCAGCATGGCAGGCCAGGACTTCCAGCAACTTCTGTGGCTTATGCATTGCCTACTGGACCAACAGGTActctgcctgcagccagtgACCTTCCTGCATCCCAGAGAACAG GGCCTCAGAACGGCTGGAACGACCCTCCTGCCCTGAACAGGGCTGCgaagaagaaaaag GTCCCCGATAACTTCATGCCCCCGGTCCCCATCACGTCCCCCATCATGACCCCCCTGGCAGACCCGCAGTCTCAGATGCAGCAGGCTCCGGCACCGCCCGCGGGCGCTCCCAGCTTCCAGGCTCCGCACCTCCCCGCGGGGCAGCCGGCGCTGCAGGGCCCCTACCCgcctgccccccagcccctggggccgTGCATCGTTCCTCCCGCTGTCTCCAAACCCAGCACCGAGGGGGCTCCGGGGGCCCCGATTGGCAATGCCATCCAG CACGTGCAGGCACTGCCAACAGAGAAGATAACCAAGAAGCCCATCCCTGAGGAGCACCTTATTCTGAAGACCACGTTTGAAGCTCTTATCCAGCGGTGCCTGCTGTCTGCCTCTGATCCA
- the SEC31A gene encoding protein transport protein Sec31A isoform X4: MKLKEVDRTAMQAWSPAEQHPIYLATGTSAQQLDATFSTSASLEIFELDLSDPSLDMKSCATFSSSHRYHKLIWGPHSMTAGERVSGVLIAGGENGNVILYDPAKIIAGDTEVIIAQKDKHTGPVRALDVNMFQTNLVASGANESEIYIWDLNNFATPMTPGVKTQPLEDISCIAWNRQVQHILASASPSGRATVWDLRKNEPIIKVSDHNNRMHCSGLAWHPDVATQMVLASEDDRLPVIQMWDLRFASSPLRVLESHTRGILAIAWSMADSELLLSCGKDAKILCSNPNTGEVLYELPTNTQWCFDIQWCPRNPAVLSAASFDGRISVYSIMGGSTDGLRQKQVDQLSSSFGNLDPFGTGQPLPPLQLPQQTAPQSVVLPLKKPPKWIRRPVGASFSFGGKLVTFENAKPQQQPGIDQQQQRHHVYVSQVVTEKEFLARSNQLQEAVQSEGFISYCQKKIDMAQADFEKNVWAFLKVNFEEDSRTKYLELLGYRKDDLRNKITSALNKEGHADGELGEAPAESDAPVPNERDESQAAEEPFLGERVKDNKQETEDLGSAKKTFNISVSGDVDGLITQALLTGNFESAVDLCLHDNRMADAIILAIAGGQELLSRTQEKYFLKMQSKITRLITAVVTKNWKEIVQSCDLQNWREALAAVLTYARPDEFAALCDLLGNRLESEGDSLLQTQACLCYICAGNVEKLVACWTKAQDGNSPLSLQDLIEKVVILRKAVQLTQAVDPNAVGALLAEKMSQYANLLAAQGSIAAALTFLPTSTNQPNIVLLRDRLCRAQGELPVRQEAVKAPYDRQPMPKGRAGAVAGQMQGPQAPAQQYYQQVRIAPTVTTWSNKTPTALPSHPPAGCPSDTQGDNPPPPGFILPGAANPSAPQPAASSAYSMYSQAGARPAYPQTYQATQQYSFGTGGPALYQPQQPLSAPASASYPNPATNTTPPYLPSAPAHPAPTPLYPGQPQPSPTGPNPASSFPLPPSGASFQHGRPGLPATSVAYALPTGPTGTLPAASDLPASQRTGPQNGWNDPPALNRAAKKKKVPDNFMPPVPITSPIMTPLADPQSQMQQAPAPPAGAPSFQAPHLPAGQPALQGPYPPAPQPLGPCIVPPAVSKPSTEGAPGAPIGNAIQHVQALPTEKITKKPIPEEHLILKTTFEALIQRCLLSASDPQTKRKLDDANKRLECLYDKLREQTLSPTIISGLHNIVKSIEIRNYMEGLNIHTHIVSTSNFSETSAFMPVLKVVLTQANKLGV; the protein is encoded by the exons atGAAGCTGAAGGAGGTTGACCGCACTGCCATGCAGGCATGGAGCCCTGCCGAGCAGCACCCCATCTATCTGGCCACAG GTACGTCGGCCCAGCAGCTGGATGCAACCTTCAGTACGAGTGCTTCCCTGGAAATATTCGAGCTGGACTTATCGGACCCTTCGCTGGATATGAAGTCCTGTGccaccttctcctcctctcacaG GTACCACAAGCTGATCTGGGGGCCGCACAGCATGACCGCAGGCGAGCGAGTCTCCGGAGTCCTGATCGCTGGGGGCGAGAATGGGAATGTCATTTTGTATGACCCAGCCAAAATCATAGCTGGAGACACCGAAGTCATCATTGCCCAGAAAGACAAGCACACAGGGCCCGTGAGAGCACTTGATGTCAACATGTTCCAG ACTAATCTGGTGGCCTCTGGTGCTAATGAGTCTGAAATCTATATCTGGGACTTGAATAATTTTGCCACGCCGATGACTCCAGGAGTGAAGACGCAG CCTCTCGAGGACATCAGCTGCATCGCCTGGAACAGGCAAGTCCAGCACATCCTGGCATCTGCCAGCCCCAGTGGCCGAGCCACTGTGTGGGATCTCAGGAAGAACGAACCCATCATCAAAGTCAGTGACCACAACAACCGG ATGCACTGCTCGGGCCTGGCATGGCACCCCGATGTTGCTACCCAGATGGTCCTGGCCTCGGAGGATGACAGATTGCCCGTGATTCAGATGTGGGACCTTAGATTTGCCTCCTCGCCGCTGCGTGTTTTGGAAAGCCACACAAG GGGTATCTTGGCCATTGCTTGGAGTATGGCAgattcagagctgctgcttagCTGTGGGAAGGATGCTAAAATTCTGTGCTCCAACCCTAACACGGGCGAG GTGCTGTATGAGTTGCCAACCAACACGCAGTGGTGCTTTGACATCCAGTGGTGTCCCAGAAACCCTGCCGTCCTGTCCGCTGCTTCGTTTGACGGGCGGATCAGCGTTTACTCCATTATGGGAGGCAGCACGGACGGCTTGAGGCAGAAGCAAGTGGACCAG cTTTCGTCCTCCTTTGGGAACCTGGATCCATTTGGTACAGGACAGCCCCTCCCGCccctgcagcttccccagcagACTGCCCCACAGAGCGTCGTTCTGCCCCTAAAGAAACCACCCAAGTGGATCCGGCGACCCGTGGGAGCATCATTCTCG TTTGGAGGCAAGTTGGTTACATTTGAGAATGCcaagcctcagcagcagccaggcatcgatcagcagcagcagcgtcaCCACGTCTACGTGAGCCAGGTTGTTACAGAGAAGGAGTTCCTGGCACGCTCCaaccagctgcaggaggctgtgcAGTCTGAAGGCTTCATCAGCTACTGCCAGAAGAAAATTGACATGGCCCAGGCTGACTTTGAGAAGAATGTGTGGGCTTTCTTAAAG GTGAATTTTGAAGAAGATTCACGTACCAAATATCTTGAGCTGTTGGGATACAGGAAGGATGACCTGAGGAATAAG ATTACGTCAGCTCTGAATAAAGAGGGTCATGCAGACGGTGAACTGGGAGAG GCTCCTGCAGAATCTGATGCACCTGTACCGAACGAGAGGGATGaaagccaggctgcagaggagccGTTCTTGGGAGAG aGGGTGAAAGACAATAAGCAAGAAACTGAAGATTTGGGATCTGCCAAGAAGACGTTCAACATCTCTGTCAgtggag ATGTGGATGGCTTGATTACCCAAGCTTTGCTGACTGGTAACTTTGAGAGCGCAGTAGATCTCTGTTTGCACGATAACCGCATGGCTGATGCCATTATCTTGGCCATCGCAGGCGGACAAGAGCTGCTTTCTAGGACACAGGAAAAGTACTTTCTGAAGATGCAGAGCAAAATCACCAGG CTCATCACTGCAGTTGTAACAAAGAACTGGAAGGAGATTGTGCAGTCTTGTGATCTGCAGAATTGGAGAGAGGCTTTGGCTGCTGTGCTTACTTACGCCAGGCCGGATGAGTTTGCAGCCCTTTGTG ATCTCCTGGGTAACAGGCTGGAGAGCGAGGGGGACAGCCTTCTGCAGACGCAGGCCTGTCTCTGTTATATCTGTGCCGGCAATGTGGAAAAGCTTGTTGCCTGCTGGACCAAAGCTCAGGATGGAAACAGCCCCTTGTCTCTTCAG GATTTAATAGAGAAAGTTGTGATCCTGCGCAAGGCTGTGCAGCTCACCCAGGCTGTGGACCCAAATGCTGTGGGGGCCCTTCTGGCTGAGAAGATGAGCCAGTACGCCAAcctcctggctgcccagggcagcatTGCTGCAGCTCTGACCTTCCTGCCCACCAGCACCAACCAG CCAAACATCGTGCTGTTACGGGACAGGCTTTGCAGAGCCCAAGGGGAGCTGCCGGTGAGACAGGAGGCCGTCAAGGCACCATACGACAGACAGCCCATGCCCAAAGGACGAGCTGGCGCTGTGGCAGGGCAGATGCAAGGGCCTCAGGCCCCAGCACAGCAGTATTACCAACAG GTTAGAATTGCCCCTACTGTCACTACCTGGAGTAACAAAACTCCCACTGCCCTTCCCAGCCATCCTCCTGCAGGATGTCCCTCTGACACACAG GGAGACAACCCACCTCCTCCGGGATTCATCCTGCCGGGAGCCGCGAACCCCAGCGCGCCGCAGCCAGCCGCATCCTCAGCCTACAGCATGTACTCGCAAGCCGGGGCCCGGCCCGCCTACCCGCAGA CATATCAGGCCACACAGCAGTACTCTTTCGGAACGGGGGGACCAGCTCTCTATCAGCCTCAGCAGcctctctctgcccctgcttcaGCCTCTTACCCGAACCCTGCCACTAACACCACCCCTCCCTACCTGccctctgcccctgcccaccctgcGCCCACCCCGCTGTACCCGGGGCAGCCTCAGCCCTCCCCCACCGGCCCCAACcctgcctcttccttccccctccctccttctggTGCATCCTTTCAGCATGGCAGGCCAGGACTTCCAGCAACTTCTGTGGCTTATGCATTGCCTACTGGACCAACAGGTActctgcctgcagccagtgACCTTCCTGCATCCCAGAGAACAG GGCCTCAGAACGGCTGGAACGACCCTCCTGCCCTGAACAGGGCTGCgaagaagaaaaag GTCCCCGATAACTTCATGCCCCCGGTCCCCATCACGTCCCCCATCATGACCCCCCTGGCAGACCCGCAGTCTCAGATGCAGCAGGCTCCGGCACCGCCCGCGGGCGCTCCCAGCTTCCAGGCTCCGCACCTCCCCGCGGGGCAGCCGGCGCTGCAGGGCCCCTACCCgcctgccccccagcccctggggccgTGCATCGTTCCTCCCGCTGTCTCCAAACCCAGCACCGAGGGGGCTCCGGGGGCCCCGATTGGCAATGCCATCCAG CACGTGCAGGCACTGCCAACAGAGAAGATAACCAAGAAGCCCATCCCTGAGGAGCACCTTATTCTGAAGACCACGTTTGAAGCTCTTATCCAGCGGTGCCTGCTGTCTGCCTCTGATCCA
- the SEC31A gene encoding protein transport protein Sec31A isoform X11, which produces MKLKEVDRTAMQAWSPAEQHPIYLATGTSAQQLDATFSTSASLEIFELDLSDPSLDMKSCATFSSSHRYHKLIWGPHSMTAGERVSGVLIAGGENGNVILYDPAKIIAGDTEVIIAQKDKHTGPVRALDVNMFQTNLVASGANESEIYIWDLNNFATPMTPGVKTQPLEDISCIAWNRQVQHILASASPSGRATVWDLRKNEPIIKVSDHNNRMHCSGLAWHPDVATQMVLASEDDRLPVIQMWDLRFASSPLRVLESHTRGILAIAWSMADSELLLSCGKDAKILCSNPNTGEVLYELPTNTQWCFDIQWCPRNPAVLSAASFDGRISVYSIMGGSTDGLRQKQVDQLSSSFGNLDPFGTGQPLPPLQLPQQTAPQSVVLPLKKPPKWIRRPVGASFSFGGKLVTFENAKPQQQPGIDQQQQRHHVYVSQVVTEKEFLARSNQLQEAVQSEGFISYCQKKIDMAQADFEKNVWAFLKVNFEEDSRTKYLELLGYRKDDLRNKITSALNKEGHADGELGEAPAESDAPVPNERDESQAAEEPFLGERVKDNKQETEDLGSAKKTFNISVSGDVDGLITQALLTGNFESAVDLCLHDNRMADAIILAIAGGQELLSRTQEKYFLKMQSKITRLITAVVTKNWKEIVQSCDLQNWREALAAVLTYARPDEFAALCDLLGNRLESEGDSLLQTQACLCYICAGNVEKLVACWTKAQDGNSPLSLQDLIEKVVILRKAVQLTQAVDPNAVGALLAEKMSQYANLLAAQGSIAAALTFLPTSTNQPNIVLLRDRLCRAQGELPVRQEAVKAPYDRQPMPKGRAGAVAGQMQGPQAPAQQYYQQGDNPPPPGFILPGAANPSAPQPAASSAYSMYSQAGARPAYPQRPQNGWNDPPALNRAAKKKKVPDNFMPPVPITSPIMTPLADPQSQMQQAPAPPAGAPSFQAPHLPAGQPALQGPYPPAPQPLGPCIVPPAVSKPSTEGAPGAPIGNAIQHVQALPTEKITKKPIPEEHLILKTTFEALIQRCLLSASDPQTKRKLDDANKRLECLYDKLREQTLSPTIISGLHNIVKSIEIRNYMEGLNIHTHIVSTSNFSETSAFMPVLKVVLTQANKLGV; this is translated from the exons atGAAGCTGAAGGAGGTTGACCGCACTGCCATGCAGGCATGGAGCCCTGCCGAGCAGCACCCCATCTATCTGGCCACAG GTACGTCGGCCCAGCAGCTGGATGCAACCTTCAGTACGAGTGCTTCCCTGGAAATATTCGAGCTGGACTTATCGGACCCTTCGCTGGATATGAAGTCCTGTGccaccttctcctcctctcacaG GTACCACAAGCTGATCTGGGGGCCGCACAGCATGACCGCAGGCGAGCGAGTCTCCGGAGTCCTGATCGCTGGGGGCGAGAATGGGAATGTCATTTTGTATGACCCAGCCAAAATCATAGCTGGAGACACCGAAGTCATCATTGCCCAGAAAGACAAGCACACAGGGCCCGTGAGAGCACTTGATGTCAACATGTTCCAG ACTAATCTGGTGGCCTCTGGTGCTAATGAGTCTGAAATCTATATCTGGGACTTGAATAATTTTGCCACGCCGATGACTCCAGGAGTGAAGACGCAG CCTCTCGAGGACATCAGCTGCATCGCCTGGAACAGGCAAGTCCAGCACATCCTGGCATCTGCCAGCCCCAGTGGCCGAGCCACTGTGTGGGATCTCAGGAAGAACGAACCCATCATCAAAGTCAGTGACCACAACAACCGG ATGCACTGCTCGGGCCTGGCATGGCACCCCGATGTTGCTACCCAGATGGTCCTGGCCTCGGAGGATGACAGATTGCCCGTGATTCAGATGTGGGACCTTAGATTTGCCTCCTCGCCGCTGCGTGTTTTGGAAAGCCACACAAG GGGTATCTTGGCCATTGCTTGGAGTATGGCAgattcagagctgctgcttagCTGTGGGAAGGATGCTAAAATTCTGTGCTCCAACCCTAACACGGGCGAG GTGCTGTATGAGTTGCCAACCAACACGCAGTGGTGCTTTGACATCCAGTGGTGTCCCAGAAACCCTGCCGTCCTGTCCGCTGCTTCGTTTGACGGGCGGATCAGCGTTTACTCCATTATGGGAGGCAGCACGGACGGCTTGAGGCAGAAGCAAGTGGACCAG cTTTCGTCCTCCTTTGGGAACCTGGATCCATTTGGTACAGGACAGCCCCTCCCGCccctgcagcttccccagcagACTGCCCCACAGAGCGTCGTTCTGCCCCTAAAGAAACCACCCAAGTGGATCCGGCGACCCGTGGGAGCATCATTCTCG TTTGGAGGCAAGTTGGTTACATTTGAGAATGCcaagcctcagcagcagccaggcatcgatcagcagcagcagcgtcaCCACGTCTACGTGAGCCAGGTTGTTACAGAGAAGGAGTTCCTGGCACGCTCCaaccagctgcaggaggctgtgcAGTCTGAAGGCTTCATCAGCTACTGCCAGAAGAAAATTGACATGGCCCAGGCTGACTTTGAGAAGAATGTGTGGGCTTTCTTAAAG GTGAATTTTGAAGAAGATTCACGTACCAAATATCTTGAGCTGTTGGGATACAGGAAGGATGACCTGAGGAATAAG ATTACGTCAGCTCTGAATAAAGAGGGTCATGCAGACGGTGAACTGGGAGAG GCTCCTGCAGAATCTGATGCACCTGTACCGAACGAGAGGGATGaaagccaggctgcagaggagccGTTCTTGGGAGAG aGGGTGAAAGACAATAAGCAAGAAACTGAAGATTTGGGATCTGCCAAGAAGACGTTCAACATCTCTGTCAgtggag ATGTGGATGGCTTGATTACCCAAGCTTTGCTGACTGGTAACTTTGAGAGCGCAGTAGATCTCTGTTTGCACGATAACCGCATGGCTGATGCCATTATCTTGGCCATCGCAGGCGGACAAGAGCTGCTTTCTAGGACACAGGAAAAGTACTTTCTGAAGATGCAGAGCAAAATCACCAGG CTCATCACTGCAGTTGTAACAAAGAACTGGAAGGAGATTGTGCAGTCTTGTGATCTGCAGAATTGGAGAGAGGCTTTGGCTGCTGTGCTTACTTACGCCAGGCCGGATGAGTTTGCAGCCCTTTGTG ATCTCCTGGGTAACAGGCTGGAGAGCGAGGGGGACAGCCTTCTGCAGACGCAGGCCTGTCTCTGTTATATCTGTGCCGGCAATGTGGAAAAGCTTGTTGCCTGCTGGACCAAAGCTCAGGATGGAAACAGCCCCTTGTCTCTTCAG GATTTAATAGAGAAAGTTGTGATCCTGCGCAAGGCTGTGCAGCTCACCCAGGCTGTGGACCCAAATGCTGTGGGGGCCCTTCTGGCTGAGAAGATGAGCCAGTACGCCAAcctcctggctgcccagggcagcatTGCTGCAGCTCTGACCTTCCTGCCCACCAGCACCAACCAG CCAAACATCGTGCTGTTACGGGACAGGCTTTGCAGAGCCCAAGGGGAGCTGCCGGTGAGACAGGAGGCCGTCAAGGCACCATACGACAGACAGCCCATGCCCAAAGGACGAGCTGGCGCTGTGGCAGGGCAGATGCAAGGGCCTCAGGCCCCAGCACAGCAGTATTACCAACAG GGAGACAACCCACCTCCTCCGGGATTCATCCTGCCGGGAGCCGCGAACCCCAGCGCGCCGCAGCCAGCCGCATCCTCAGCCTACAGCATGTACTCGCAAGCCGGGGCCCGGCCCGCCTACCCGCAGA GGCCTCAGAACGGCTGGAACGACCCTCCTGCCCTGAACAGGGCTGCgaagaagaaaaag GTCCCCGATAACTTCATGCCCCCGGTCCCCATCACGTCCCCCATCATGACCCCCCTGGCAGACCCGCAGTCTCAGATGCAGCAGGCTCCGGCACCGCCCGCGGGCGCTCCCAGCTTCCAGGCTCCGCACCTCCCCGCGGGGCAGCCGGCGCTGCAGGGCCCCTACCCgcctgccccccagcccctggggccgTGCATCGTTCCTCCCGCTGTCTCCAAACCCAGCACCGAGGGGGCTCCGGGGGCCCCGATTGGCAATGCCATCCAG CACGTGCAGGCACTGCCAACAGAGAAGATAACCAAGAAGCCCATCCCTGAGGAGCACCTTATTCTGAAGACCACGTTTGAAGCTCTTATCCAGCGGTGCCTGCTGTCTGCCTCTGATCCA